The Setaria viridis chromosome 6, Setaria_viridis_v4.0, whole genome shotgun sequence genome contains a region encoding:
- the LOC117860349 gene encoding probable mitochondrial adenine nucleotide transporter BTL1: MGLEEAGRAAAATGKKLALASISFADVRVGAAGGAGYKDDLLVVGLPVPKDDGLDVVGDLAVRLPDVGAAVRTFLRNREVAEFVSGAMAGAMTKAVLAPLETIRTRMVVGVGSKHIFGSFVEIIEQNGWQGLWAGNTINMLRIIPTQAIELGTFECVKRSMASAQEKWKEDGCPKIQLGNLKIELPFHLLSPIAIGGAVAGIASSLACHPLEVLKDRMTVNREAYPSIVIAFNKIYRADGIGGLYAGLCPTLVGMLPYSTCYYFMYETIKTSYCRAQKKKSLSRPELLVIGAVSGLTASTISFPLEVARKRLMVGAIRGKCPPHMIAALAEVVQEEGFKGLFRGWAASSLKVMPTSGVTWMFYEAWKEILLAPQLHA, translated from the exons ATGGGCCTGGAGGAGgcggggcgcgccgccgccgccaccggcaagAAGCTCGCGCTGGCGAGCATCAGCTTCGCGGACGTCCGCGTGGGcgccgccgggggcgccggATACAAGGACGACCTGCTCGTCGTGGGGCTGCCCGTGCCCAAGGATGACGGCCTCGACGTCGTCGGGGACCTGGCCGTCAGGCTGCCGGATGTAGGCGCCGCCGTCAGG ACTTTTCTGAGGAATAGAGAAGTTGCGGAATTCGTCAGTGGAGCAATGGCTGGGGCAATGACTAAGGCTGTTCTAGCTCCTCTAGAAACTATCAG GACAAGAATGGTTGTTGGGGTAGGATCAAAACATATTTTTGGTAGTTTTGTGGAGATCATTGAACAGAATGGCTGGCAAGGGCTCTGGGCAGGCAATACTATAAATATGCTCCGGATCATCCCAACTCAAGCAATTGAGCTTGGAACATTTGAGTGTGTCAAAAGGAGTATGGCATCTGCACAAGAGAAATGGAAAGAGGATGGGTGCCCAAAGATACAACTTGGCAATTTGAAAATCGAGCTGCCATTTCACTTATTATCACCGATTGCCATTGGAGGTGCAGTTGCTGGAATAGCTAGCAGTTTAGCGTGCCATCCTCTTGAGGTTCTTAAG GATCGTATGACTGTCAATCGCGAGGCTTATCCTAGTATTGTTATTGCCTTCAACAAGATTTACCGCGCTGACGGCATTGGTGGTCTTTATGCTGGCCTCTGCCCAACATTAGTTGGCATGCTTCCATATAGTACATGCTACTATTTCATGTACGAGACAATCAAGACTTCTTACTGCCGTGCACAGAAAAAGAAATCTTTGAGCCGTCCTGAGCTACTGGTTATTGGGGCTGTTTCAG GCCTAACTGCAAGCACAATCAGCTTCCCTCTGGAAGTGGCAAGGAAGCGGCTTATGGTGGGAGCCATACGAGGGAAGTGCCCACCCCACATGATTGCGGCATTAGCTGAGGTGGTCCAAGAAGAGGGCTTCAAGGGGCTTTTCCGAGGATGGGCAGCGAGCTCCCTGAAGGTCATGCCGACGTCTGGTGTCACTTGGATGTTCTATGAGGCATGGAAGGAGATCCTATTGGCTCCCCAGCTCCATGCCTAG